The Ornithinimicrobium sufpigmenti genome includes the window CAGCGTGGTAGGCCATGGGCTGGCTGGCCGCGAGGTTCGCGGCCGTGGTGAACGGAGTCACTCGCTGCCTCCCTTAGAGCTTCAGCAGGTTGGCGTCGTCGACCGAGGCCGAGCGACGCGCACGGAAGATGGACATGATGATCCCCAGGCCGATCACGACCTCCGCGGCGGCCACGACCATGACGAACAGGGCGTAGACCTGGGCGTCGAGGTTGCCGTGGATGCGGGCGAAGGTGATCAGCGCCAGGTTGCAGGCGTTGAGCATGAGCTCGATGCCCATGAAGACGATGATCGTGTTGCGGCGGGTCAGCACCGTGAGGGCACCGATCGCGAACAGGACCACCGAGAGGTAGACCCAGGCCTCCAGACCCATCAGCGCTCATCCTCCTGCGTGTCGACCGGCTCTCCGGACGCCTGGTCCGGCGCGTGCCCGACCTCCTGGGACGCCACGGTGCCGCTGGGCATGTCGTCGGCGTCCAGGTCGCCGGCGGGCTCGCCCGCCGGGGTGCCCGCCTGCGGCGGCAGCCGGTAGGCACTGGGGTTGGTGACCTGACCGCGGGCCACCAGCGCGCGCGGCACGGACTCCTCGACCGGGGTGCCGTCCGGAGCCAGGGCCGGGGTGTCGGCGGCGTTGTGGCGGGCGTAGACGCCCGGGCCGGGCTTGCCGGACAGCCAACGGCCGGAGCGCAGCTTGTCCTGCGAGGCCTGGCGCTGGTTGGTCTTGGGCAGCAGCCGGTCGCCGTGGGCGAGCACCATGGCGCCCATCACCGCGATGACGAGCAGGGTGCCCAGAACCTCGAACGGCAGCACCTGGCGCTCGAAGATCTCCCGGGCGAGCGCGGTCACGCTGCCCTCGGCCTGCGCCTGCTCCAGACCGGCGGGCGCGGGCCAGGCGACGCGGGACAGGCCGTACACCGCGAAGCCGAGGAAGACCAGCCCGACGGCGAAGGCCCAGCCGCGGTGGCCGCGGATGGTCTCGACCATGGAGTCGGAGGCGTCGACGCCGATCATCATGACGACGAAGAGGAAGAGCATCATCACCGCGCCGGAGTACACGAAGATCTGGATGATGCCGACGAACTCGGCGCTCTGGACGATGTAGATGATGCCGAGCGTGACCATGACCACGGCCATGGACATCGCGGCGTGCACGGCCTTGCGGGCGAACAGCAGCCCCATGCCGCCGCCGACCGCGAGGGCGGACAGCAGCCAGAAGACGGCCGTCTCCATGCCGGTGATCGCCTCGGTCCCCTCGACCGGGGTCATCGCGTGACCTCCTCGGCCTGGGTCGCGGTGGCCTCGGCGTCGCGCTGGGCGACGTAGTCCTTCTGCTGCTGGGTCGGGCCGGTGACCTGGCCGCGGTAGTAGTCGCGCTCGGTCATGCCCTCGGCGTACGGGAACGGCGGGGCCAGCATCTCCGGGCCCAGCGGCGCCAGCAGCTGGTGCTTCTCGTAGATCAGCGGCTCGCGCTCGGCGTCGGCCATCTCGTACTCGTTGGTCATCGTCAGCGCACGCGTCGGGCACGCCTCGATGCACAGGCCGCAGAAGATGCAGCGCAGGTAGTTGATCTGGTAGACGCGGCCGTAGCGCTCACCGGGGCTGAACCGCGCCGCCTCGGTGTTGTCCGCGCCCTCGACGTAGATCGCGTCGGCCGGGCAGGCCCAGGCGCACAGCTCGCAGCCCACGCACTTCTCCAGCCCGTCGGGGTGGCGGTTGAGCTGGTGCCGCCCGTGGTACCGCTTCTGGGTGGGTCGCACGACCTCCGGGTACTCCTGGGTGCGCACCTTGCGGAACATGGTCGCGAAGGTCACGCCGAACCCGGCGACCGGGGCGAAGAGCTGGGACAGGAAGCCCGGCTCCGGCTTGCCGCCGGTCGGGTCGGCCTGGGTCTGCGCCGGTGCCGGTGCCGGCTCCCGCCGGCTCGGCTGCCCAGCTGCTGTCGGGTCGTTCTGGTCAGCCACGGCTGTCCTCCGCAGGGTCGGTGGTGGTCGTGCTGGGGGTAGAGCTCACCGGGGGCGCCTGGTCCAGGGCGGTCGGGCGCTCCACCAGTCGCTGTCCGGGCAGCGGGGGCACCGGGTAGCCGTCGGCGAAGGGGTCGACCTCCTCGGGGACGGCGAGGCGTTCCTCCCGCTCCTCGGCCTTGCGCCGCGAGGCGGCCTCCCAGAAGAAGATGGCGCCGATGACGACGAGGCCGATGCCGACCATGGTGTAGACCAGCACGAACCGGCCGTCACCGAAGAAGCCCTCCTGGGCGCTGCGGATGAGCATGACCGCGATCACCCAGACCAGCGAGATCGGGATGAGGACCTTCCAGCCCAGGGCCATGAACTGGTCGTAGCGCACGCGCGGCAGCGAGCCCCGCAGCCAGACGTAGAAGAAGATGAACATCCACATCTTCAGCGTGAACCACAGCAGGCCCCACCAGCCCTCGTCGAGGAAGGTGCCGTTCAGCGGCCACGGTGCGTGCCAGCCACCCAGGAACAGGGTGGTCGCCAGGGCGGAGACGGTGAACATGTTGATGTACTCGCCGAGGAAGAACATGCCGAACTTCATCGAGGAGTACTCGGTGTGGAACCCGCCACCGAGCTCGCCCTCGCCCTCGGCCAGGTCGAAGGGCAGACGGTTGGTCTCCCCCACCATGGTGATGACGTAGACCACGAAGCTGACGAAGAGCGGCACGACATACCACAGGGGTATGCCGAACCAGCCGGTCTGCTGCTGGGCGGCGACGATCTGGCTGGTCGACATGGACCCGGAGAAGAGGAAGACCGCGACCAGGGACAGGCCCATCGCGATCTCGTAGGAGATCACCTGGGCGGTCGAGCGCAGACCGCCCAGCAGCGGGTAG containing:
- the nuoK gene encoding NADH-quinone oxidoreductase subunit NuoK, whose product is MGLEAWVYLSVVLFAIGALTVLTRRNTIIVFMGIELMLNACNLALITFARIHGNLDAQVYALFVMVVAAAEVVIGLGIIMSIFRARRSASVDDANLLKL
- a CDS encoding NADH-quinone oxidoreductase subunit J, producing the protein MTPVEGTEAITGMETAVFWLLSALAVGGGMGLLFARKAVHAAMSMAVVMVTLGIIYIVQSAEFVGIIQIFVYSGAVMMLFLFVVMMIGVDASDSMVETIRGHRGWAFAVGLVFLGFAVYGLSRVAWPAPAGLEQAQAEGSVTALAREIFERQVLPFEVLGTLLVIAVMGAMVLAHGDRLLPKTNQRQASQDKLRSGRWLSGKPGPGVYARHNAADTPALAPDGTPVEESVPRALVARGQVTNPSAYRLPPQAGTPAGEPAGDLDADDMPSGTVASQEVGHAPDQASGEPVDTQEDER
- the nuoI gene encoding NADH-quinone oxidoreductase subunit NuoI; its protein translation is MADQNDPTAAGQPSRREPAPAPAQTQADPTGGKPEPGFLSQLFAPVAGFGVTFATMFRKVRTQEYPEVVRPTQKRYHGRHQLNRHPDGLEKCVGCELCAWACPADAIYVEGADNTEAARFSPGERYGRVYQINYLRCIFCGLCIEACPTRALTMTNEYEMADAEREPLIYEKHQLLAPLGPEMLAPPFPYAEGMTERDYYRGQVTGPTQQQKDYVAQRDAEATATQAEEVTR
- the nuoH gene encoding NADH-quinone oxidoreductase subunit NuoH; translation: MSASLALAYPELGMLANGLSVHAASDLPAADFSDTPMWLSFVKAFFLFVYVMISVVLVIWAERRIIGRMQQRPGPNRLGPLGILQTAADGIKLFFKEDVTPKGADKLMFFVAPLTVATLAFVSFAIIPLGGEVRMFGHTTPLQLTDTPVAVLLVLAVAGVGAYGFVLAGWASGSTYPLLGGLRSTAQVISYEIAMGLSLVAVFLFSGSMSTSQIVAAQQQTGWFGIPLWYVVPLFVSFVVYVITMVGETNRLPFDLAEGEGELGGGFHTEYSSMKFGMFFLGEYINMFTVSALATTLFLGGWHAPWPLNGTFLDEGWWGLLWFTLKMWMFIFFYVWLRGSLPRVRYDQFMALGWKVLIPISLVWVIAVMLIRSAQEGFFGDGRFVLVYTMVGIGLVVIGAIFFWEAASRRKAEEREERLAVPEEVDPFADGYPVPPLPGQRLVERPTALDQAPPVSSTPSTTTTDPAEDSRG